The Danio rerio strain Tuebingen ecotype United States chromosome 10, GRCz12tu, whole genome shotgun sequence genome contains a region encoding:
- the LOC141376342 gene encoding uncharacterized protein, translated as MCFLIPVVTNTRKTREVRCRRNPHNLRSIHVSTISQLSLSVGLWNCQSAVNKADFITSIATYSDYNLMALTETWLRPEDTATHATLSANFSFSHTPRQTGRGGGTGLLISKEWKFTLIPSLPTISSFEFHAVTIIHPFYINVVVIYRPPGDFNIYVDKPQAADFQTLLASFDLKRAPTSATHKSGNQLDLIYTRHCFTDQTIVTPLQISDHFLLSLNIHITPEPPHTPTLVTFRRNLRSLSPNRLSTIVSDSLPPSRKLTALDSNSATNTLCSTLASCLDRLCPLASRPARASPPAPWLSDALREHRSKLRAAERIWRKTKNPAHLLTYQTLLSSFSAEVTSAKQTYYRLKINNATNPRLLFKTFSSLLYPPPPPASSTLTTDDFATFFCTKTAKISAQFAAPTTNTQDTTPTPHTLTSFSQLSESEVSKLVLSSHATTCPLDPIPSHLLQAISPAVIPTLTHIINTSLDSGLFPTTFKQARVTPLLKKPNLDHTLLENYRPVSLLPFMAKILEKVVFNQVLDFLTKNNLMDNKQSGFKKGHSTETALLSVVEDLRLAKADSKSSVLILLDLSAAFDTVNHQILLSTLESLGVAGTVIQWFRSYLSDRSFRVSWRGEVSNLQHLNTGVPQGSVLGPLLFSIYTSSLGPVIQRHGFSYHCYADDTQLYLSFHPDDPSVPARISACLLDISHWMKDHHLQLNLAKTEMLVVSANSTLHHNFSIQMDGATITASKMVKSLGVTIDDQLNFSDHISRTARSCRFALYNIRKIRPFLSEHAAQLLVQALVLSKLDYCNSLLAGLPANSIKPLQLLQNAAARVVFNEPKRAHVTPLLIRLHWLPVAARIKFKTLMFAYKVTSGLAPSYLHSLLQIYVPSRNLRSVNERRLVVPSQRGKKSLSRTLTLNLPSWWNELPNCIRIAESLAIFKKRLKTQLFSLHFTS; from the exons atgtgttttctaattcctgttgttactaacactcgcaaaacacgggaggtacgctgcaggcgtaatcctcacaaccttcgttcaatacatgtatctactatttcacaactctctctctccgtgggcctctggaactgtcaatcagctgttaacaaggctgattttattacctccatagctacatattctgactataatctcatggctctaactgagacctggttgaggccggaggacactgctacacatgctactctttctgctaatttctctttttcccacactcctcgtcagacagggagagggggtgggactggactactaatttccaaagaatggaaatttactctgataccgtccctgccaacaatcagctcctttgaattccatgcagtcaccattatccaccccttctacataaatgtggttgtcatctaccgcccaccag gtgacttcaacatttacgttgacaaaccgcaagctgcagactttcagactttgcttgcctcttttgacctaaaaagagcacctacctctgctacccacaaatcaggtaatcagctagaccttatttacacacgacactgcttcactgatcaaacaatagtaactccactacaaatatctgatcatttccttctgtctctcaacatccacattactcctgagccgccacacactccaacactggttacctttcgcagaaacctacgatctctctcacccaacagactatccaccattgtttcagactctcttcctccatctcgcaaactcactgcacttgattcgaacagtgccactaatacactctgctccacactagcatcatgtctagaccgattatgtcctcttgcatccaggccagcccgtgccagtcctcctgcaccctggctctcagatgctctccgtgagcatcgctcaaaacttcgggctgcagagagaatttggcggaaaactaaaaatcctgcacatctcttaacataccaaactcttctgtcctctttctcagctgaggttacttctgcaaagcagacgtattaccgtctgaaaatcaacaatgccactaatcctcgcctactttttaaaacattttcctccctcctctatcctcctcctccacccgcatcctccacacttactactgatgactttgctacattcttctgcaccaaaactgcaaaaatcagtgctcaatttgctgcacctacaacaaacacgcaagatacaacaccaacaccacacacactcacctcgttttctcagctctctgagtctgaggtgtccaaacttgtgctatctagccatgcaaccacctgtccactcgatcccattccctctcatctcttgcaagccatctctcctgcagtcataccaacactgactcacataattaacacatctcttgactctggtttattccccactacatttaagcaggctagggtaaccccactgctaaagaaacccaacctggaccatacgctacttgaaaactacagaccagtatccctgcttccattcatggccaagattctggagaaagtagtgttcaatcaagtcctggactttcttactaaaaacaatctcatggacaacaagcaatccggctttaagaaaggccactcaactgagactgccctgctctcggtcgtggaggatctcagactggctaaagcagactctaaatcatcagtcctcattttgctggacttgtcagctgcttttgacactgtcaaccaccagatcctgctatctacgcttgagtcactgggcgttgcgggcactgttatacaatggttcagatcttacctctctgacaggtcattcagggtgtcttggaggggagaggtgtccaacctacagcatctaaacactggggtacctcaaggctctgttcttgggccacttctcttctccatctacacatcatctctaggaccagtcatccagagacatggattctcctaccactgctatgctgatgatacccagctatacctctcttttcatcctgatgatccctcggttccagctcgtatctcagcctgcctgttggatatttcacactggatgaaagatcatcatcttcagctgaacctcgcaaaaacggaaatgcttgtagtttctgccaactcaactctacaccataacttttcaatccagatggatggggcaaccattactgcatccaaaatggtgaaaagccttggagtaacgattgatgaccaactaaacttctctgaccacatttctagaactgctcgatcgtgcagatttgcactctataacatcagaaagatccgacccttcttatctgaacatgcagctcaactccttgttcaagctcttgttctctccaaactggattactgcaactctctactagctgggcttccagctaactctatcaagcctcttcaactgctccagaatgcagcagcacgagttgtcttcaatgaacctaaacgagcacatgtcactccgctgctcatccgtttgcactggctgccagttgctgctcgcatcaaattcaaaactctgatgtttgcctacaaagtgacttctggcctagcaccttcttatctgcactcacttctgcagatctatgtgccctccagaaacttgcgttctgtgaatgaacgtcgcctcgtggttccatcccaaagaggaaaaaaatcactttcgcgaacgctcacgctcaatctgcccagttggtggaatgaactccctaactgcatcagaatagCAGAGTcgctcgctattttcaagaaacgactaaaaactcaactatttagtctccacttcacttcctaa